The genomic segment TCATATGTAAAACTATGGCATAAACAGTTCAATAGAAAAATCCctcagcctgggcacagtggccgatgcctgcaattccaacactttgggaggtcaatgtggtagatacctgaggtcaggagttcaagaccagcctggctaacatggcggaaccccatctttactacaaataaaaaacttagtcgggcatgttggtgcatgcctgtggtcccagctactcgggaggctgaggcaggagaaccgctagaagccgggaggtaaaggttgcagtgagctgagattgcactactgcactccagcctgggcgacagagtgagactccatctcaaaaaaaagaaagaaaattcctcGATAGAATGGAATATCTCTTACCAGaaatatttgatttgatttctttGTCTTACAGTACCTCTTATTCATCTAAATTTCTTTAAATCCATTTGTGAATTTCCCAAATGCATCACCTTTTGGTGTACAGCCTTTCTGAACTGTCTTCCTTATATAACATGTCTCTAGTTCTCTCTGGAGCTGGAATCCTGTGCATGGGCATTGAGACATCACAAAACCTCTTGGAGTTATTAGTGACACTGacttctgttttggttttagcagaAGCTTTTAAAGAGTTCTAACTTTAAGACTGAACACAGTGACTCATGActttaattctagcactttgagaggccgagctacaaggatgacttgaggccaggagtttgagaccattgtGAGCAACatagacagaccctgtctctacaaaaaaaaaaaaaaaaaaaaaaaagccaggcacagtggctcacatctgtaatcccagcattttgggaggctgaggcgggcggatcacaaggtcaggagttcaaaaccagcctggctaatatagggaaaccccatctctacaaaaaatacaaaaaagaaaaaaaattagccagacatggtggcacacgtctgtagtcccagctacttgggaggctgagataggagaatcacttgaatccgggaggcagaggttgtggtgagctgaaattgcgccactgcactccaacctgggcaacagagcaagaaaaaaagcctaaaaagctgggtatggtgatgtgcacatgtagtcctagctacctacacaggagactgaggattgcttgagccgagccaaggagttggaggcagtagtgagctaagatcataacAGTGCACTGCagcttgtgtgacagagcaagaccctatctcagggaaaaaaaagttagtCACAGCTTTAAAAGACCCAGAGATTTCAACTAGAAAATTGTATTGAATAAATCTATTTCTTTCCCAAATGAAAAGTGACAAAATTAACGCCCTTAGTTGAGAAAAATATCACAATGGCAGTTTCTTTTCCAATTAGTGAAAAAATGTTCCATCAGCCTTCTCTGAAACGTGactagtttcatttttttgtattcagGAGGGACCTTGTGGTGACAGCCCAGAATTTTTTCTGTGCCGGCTGTGGAACTCCAGTAGAGCCTAGTAAGTATGGATAATGGATCACCTGCTTATTATGTGATGACAAAATCCAGAATAGTGAAGTAGGGCAGTGCATTACTTTTGTGCCTTTGATGAGAAGTTGTTTTAAGAGCATCAcaggcaggacatggtggctcatccctgtgttcccaacactttgggaggctgaggcaggcaggcagatcacgaggtcaggagttgaaaaccagcctgaccaacgtggtgaaaccccgtctctattaaatatacaaaactaagcaggtgtagtggtgtgtgcctgtaatcccagctactcaggaggctgaggcaggagaattgcttgaacctgggaggcggaggttgcagtgaactgagattgtgccactacactccaccctgggctacagagtgagactccatcctgggaatgaagaaaaaaaaaagcttcacagAAGCCCTCTTTTTCATGAGTAGGCCATCATGACTGATAAGGATGTGTGACCAATCAGGAATGAGACCAGGACCAGCCTCCTAGTTTTCTCCCTGTTGGGCATCAGCTCTAGCCACGTGGCCTTTTCCTGCCCCTTGAAAATGCCAGACTCAATTCTGACACAGGCATTTGCGTTTGTCATTTTCTGTCGCACAAATGCCCTCCCTGCTGACACCCCCATGGCTAATTCCTTTGCTTCTTTCACATTTTCACTCCAAAGTCACGAGGTCTTCCCTTGCTGCCCTATCAAAAATGCATGCCTTGCCACACTGCTGGCCACAAACAATCCCATGTACACTTTATAATTACCTAtccttatgtttttttctttattttcttgtacaATATTTTCTtagttcattcttattttttgttcttgGCACACTTTTTCTAAAATACTCTCATATTTTACTAATATGTGTTCAACACACAGATGGTAAGTTCTGTGAGGGCAGATGTATTGTCTGCTCTATTTCTTTAGTTCCAGCTTCTAGAAGATGTCTGGCATGTAGTTGGtccttgaaaaatatttgttgagtaaaggACTGGCTTAGCAAGGAGATAGCCAAACTTCTGTGAGAGATTTGAGGCAGTGATCTGAGTGGATCATTCCTGGGCCAACTGAGGCCTAGAAGATCAGGTTTTcctgggccagacatggtggtttctgcctggaatctcagcactttgggaggctgaggtgggcagatcacctgacgtcaggagtttgagaccagtctggccagtatgttgaaaccccatctctactaaaaatacaaaaaattagccaggcatggtggcaggcacctgaaatcccagctacttgggaggctgcgacagaattccttgaaccctggaggtggaggttgcagtgagccaagatcatgctatatactccagcctgggcggcaaagtgagactctgtctccaaaacaaaaaggtCAGGCTTTCTTCAATCAGGAATGCAAGTTTCCCCCTTGAGACTGGGAACCACTTGTTCTGCTCTGATGGTATCTGTAGGTCTGATCTGCAAAAGGCTGGAAAGAGGAGCTTTGTGGAAAGAGTTCCCTTGGCCTTTGACAGTCagtttttgaaggaaaaagaCTATGAGGAACTCCTGCTTCAAGAGATAAAAATAGCAAGCAGGAATCCATCGGGGCTTCCTCTCCCACACTGGATGATAATCTCTGATGGGCATCACCATTGTTGCTGCTTTTCATTGAATGACTCATTTTCCCAGCATGTCTAGCGGGGAATGTGTCTCTTTGGTTAACCACTGTATCCTGCTGCTTCCATTAATATTGAATGCCTGAGTCAGAAACTATGTCATATGACTATATCTACCAACTTTTGCGTTTTTTCCCTAAGCTTATTCAGGTGTGGAGATGTGTGCCTTCACTTTTGTACAGTGGCCTTCCCCCCAGGGAGCTTGCTTATCATCTTTTAAGGAAGACACAGTCATCAGCTGAGTAAATGTATGTAACAAAAAGTGACGTAGGCAATGAAAGAGTCAAGAGTGCAATGGGATTTACGGCGAGAGAGCTTTGAGCTTGAAAGCTGGGAGTAAAGTGATTGCCTACAGAAGTAGGGGTGCTCGTCATGTGCAAAGGGCCTGTGGCAAGTAAAAGGAATCCTGCAAGACCAGAGAGTAAGAATAGGAGGAGAAAACATGCCTCAGAGGTAGGTGGAGCACAGATTATAGGCAGCATAGAAATAATTTTGGGCTTTTCCTGTTAATTATCTTAAAAGttaaaggaagtttttttttttttatctttcagctttgaaataatttttagacTCACAGAAGAGCTGCAAAAATAGTAGAGAGAATTCCTGtatacccttcacccagcttcctcTACAGCTACCATCTTACATAATCATAGTATAATTATTAAATCTGAGAAATTAGCAAAGGATGTTGTTGAGAACCtgatgaaatctgaataaagccTATTTCAGAATCCAACTCAGAATTCCATGTTGAATTTAGTTGTCAGGTTTTCTTTAGTCGCCTTCAATTTCCACTCACTGAACATGAGGTTTTCGCCTTTACTAGTTTAGTATTTCccaaaaataaggataataaacaCCAGAACAATTAGAAGAAATACTCTATATTATTTACTTCCTAGTCCTTGTTGTTCTTAAGGTTTCGTTTATGGCTATTTTTTCCATCCTGGTTGCAATCAAGTTTCATACATTGCATTTAGTTATCATTTCTCTTTAGTTAGCTTTATTCTAGAACTGCACTATACAGTGTGGTAGCCACTAGcccatgtggctatttaaaattaaattgaaattaagaATCTAgagttcctcagtcacactacCTACATTTCAAGTACTTAGTAGCCACATGTAACTCATGGCTActatattggacagcacagatatagaacatttttatttttatggaaagtTATCCTGGACATCTCTGTTCTAGAATATTTCCCTTCCACCCCACCCCTGACACTGACTTTTCATAAAATGAGAACAATTGTGTTTTAGAGCAGGATTTCTcaacttattttgaaaaagttgTCTCTAGGTGCTATAGCTGATGAAGTTAGAATGAGTGATCGGTGTCCACTTGAGTTGAGCATTCTTTTAGTAATAAAGGATTcggtggccgggtgcggtggctcaagcctgtagtcccagcactttgggaggccgaggcgggtggatcacgaggtcggcagatcgagaccatcctggtcaacacggtaaaaccccgtctctactaaaaactacaaaaaattagctgggcatggtggcgtgtgcctgtaatcccagctactcaggaggctgaggcaggagaattgcctgaacccaggggacagaggttgcggtgagccgagatcgcgccattgcactccagcctgggtaacaagagcgaaactccgtctcaaaaaaaaaaataaaaataaaaataaaaaaaataaaggattcgGTTACATTTTCATTCTTTAGAACTGATTCTCATTCTTGTCAATCAACTGTGaattttctgtgttaatttctAGCAGAGGTAATAGAGGTAATCCAAAATCATAGGTGTATTAAAGTCCAGATTGACAAGTATACTCAACAAACCAGTCACTGAGCTGAAAAAGGGATCATTTCCCAGTGGGCCTTAAGGCCCACAGAAATTCCTGTGCAAAAAtcgagaaacagagacagaaagtgactCACCTAAGGCTTGCCACTTGAATGTGAGTGGCTGACTGACTGGCAGAGGGCTGGAAATCAAATCTAAATCTCCTGACCTCTAATTTCAGAGTGTGCACTGCCTCCCTGAGGCCCAAGTTTATAGTTCAATGGCTTAACAAGGGCTTTACTGGATTGAAGTCAACATTAAAAGACATTAGATTCCATTGGCAGAGTCTTTGCCCCCTTGTCTCTAATGAGAATTTGCCcagttaaaattttaacattgggtcTAACCTGAGAAATCTTGACTTTCAGCCTGAAACTCTTGAAAGGCTTGATGAACTTAGGAGTTCCTGCTACAAAGCAAGAGTCAAGAACCCTCTTCAGCAAAGGTGAGCTGGACTCAGTGGTTAATGGGAAATGAGATGGTTTAAATCATCACCCTCTCACCAATCATCAGGATAAGTTTCTTATAATATACGtgtattgtgtttttaggagTGCTGGGGTTATCCAAGGTTCTGAGTAACATGCTACCACAGAAAGAAGGAGGTGCAGCTCAGCCctggtgacacacacacacacacacacacacacacaatttagatGCATAACTGGTAGTGTCCAGCCAAATAGTAGTATGAGGAGGGCTTTGAACCCATCCATGCTCCAAAGGAAGAGACACCTTTCCCTAATTCACACATCCATttcccctccttctcccccaACCCTGCCTCCTCCTCGAGCCCACGCATTATTACATAGAACACAATTAGGCAGGGCTATCAGGTTAAAGCATTGTTGGTGATGCTCTCATTAAAAACAACAGCACAGTCAAACAGGAAGCAGGCTTGCATATGAAATGTGATTAATTCTTTCAGACATGGCCCCTAGTGGGGCCACACCACCAGGACAGCAGCTCTGCTCTGCACTGTGCCTAGCTGTGTGCCTGgccacctcccagagtgcttcaCACTCTCATTTCACACTCAGAGGCAGACAAGAGGACTGCAAAGGACTCATGTATCTCCCATGCTCTCTGAAAAGGACTCCCATTTCTCCTGGGTCCAAAAGTAACAACAAAAGTAGGTTTTCTTTGTAGTGCACACAACTTTTTCAAACTACACAGCTAAAACGGTGCCTGCTTTAAGTGCTATAGCCCTTAAAAGAAACCAAAGGTCAGCCTGCTTAGGGAAGCAGTAGGAACCATGAAAAAAGGATCAGGTTCCAcagacttccagcctcctctCTGTCCCTTCCCATCCCTTGGTCACATGGTCTGGGGAAGCTGGAAGCAGAGGGCAGGCTGAAAACTAACCAGATGTCCTTCCTTTCGCTGTCTCCAAGAGAATCCCAGCCTCTGTCTGAGCTTTGGGCAGGGGAAAGACAGGATTTAGAGAGCACTTAAGAGGGGTATTTTACAAATGCCTTAAGAAGCTAAAGGAGACTTAAAAACTGCAAGTGAGTACAAAGTTATGGAATTTGGGTTAAGATGCTGTTGAAAATAAATGCTAagtgccgcaaagaaaaattagcactgaggcAAAAGATCTTTTAGCAAAGGAAGTTTTACTTTCTGGGCTGCTCTCACTAGCCAttttgccacaagagtacaaggAACAAAGGAAAGGAGACATATTtgtccttatgcatttggggttgttCTTACTGCTGTgtttgatctctgttggctggagccagacctcacaatccaaactaaaacctgattggttcacaacttaaaacttttctattcAGGTAAAAGCAATGGGGAGCCTGGACATGCCTGTGAgtacatccagcacagatatcctgGTTAAAGTACAAGAACATAGAACGTaccacatgcctgtaagcatggtatgtctaacagctacacagGATAAGGCTTAATAAAGTTATTAACACTTATTCtctaacaagaaaggaaactttaaacaGGGAGTTTTCTACTTCCCTCAGTGCTGTTAAGCGTGTCTGAAACTCATTGGGGAGAAAGGGATTTCAAAAGTATAGTCTGGAGGATTtcatagggggaaaaaaaacatgattatacCTCAGTGAGTGGAGACACTTCAATTAACTAGTGACACCTACTGCATAGGTTAAGTACTTTTTTCCCTACCAAACTGGAACATGAGCAGGAGACAGAGCAATGTGTAGGTAGCTTATTATCCACCATCACTCATTATTTGCTTAGTTTTTATACTGTACTAATATCCTCCCCGGTTGTAGCTGTCTGGGCTGTTTTGGTTTACATATTTCATGGGCATTTAGGTACTGGACACAAGGATTGAATCTGATGacatggaggctgaggtaggagaattgcttgaacccgggaggtggaggttgcaatgagccaagatcctgccattgcactccagcctgagcaacaacagcaaaactccatctcaaaaaaaattgatgaCAAATTTGCAGGTATATTATAGCAGTGGGATTTTTCACTAGTATGAAGCTGTCACCCGATCTGCTGAAATTGCAAAGGCAGGAATTAATGGCATGGAACATATCACCAAATATTCCTTGGTCCCTTTTAGTTTGTCCTTGGAATTAGTTATCAGCTCCCTGCAAACCTTGTGCAAAGGCACGTGCAATCTGGATGATATTCACAGAACACTGAATGATATTGTGCCCAATCTAGAGACACAGGAAGTGGCACCATGAAGACCTAAATCACTTTATCATCCCCAGACCAAAAAGAAGGAAGCAGACAGGACACTGATTTAATATAAGAGGCTTCACATATGTTATCTCCTCTAATCTTTACAACAATTCTcaattttcctgaatttttaaaaaagatgaggCTCCGAGAGGTTATTTGCCAAGGTCACCTAGCAGGTGTATGACAAAGTCAAGATTTTCATCAAGATCCATGTGACTTGAACCCTTGTTCTTTCTAATATACCCACTCTTTCTCCCTGAATGTTTCTTTAGATGGAGATTTGTGCttaactgcagcctccagcagGCATGAGTAATTCACATGGAGGGcttatgtacccccaaacctaaaatgcaataaaaaagaaaaggtgttaaacatcaaaaaaaaaaaaaaaaaggaaagaaaggggtgGAAGCCAATGCCTACTGAGCATCTGTATGTGAAAGGCACTCTCTTAGCACTgcaaagaatgcagagaaaacaCCTGAAGATGCTTAGAATTCCATGCAAGGGCTCATTTACATGTCATTTTTCTccgaaatatatatatatatttgtggtaaGGGCACTTAACATCAGACCCATCCTCTATTTTCCGTTTTtgttgtggtaagaacacttaacatgataTCTGTCCTCTTAACAGTTTTAGGTgtacaatacattattgttgaTTAAAAAGATATTACCTCACAACTGTAaggatggctactattaaaaaagaTCATTCTGGTCACTTTagacaacacagatgaacctggaggacataacgttaagtaaaataagtcaggcacagaaagacaaataccacacaatctcaaaaagttgaacaaatagaaaaagagagtagaaaaagagaCTGGGGGTTAGAGGATTGGAGAGATGCTAGTTAAAGAACACAAAATTCCAGTTAGATGCGAGGAATAAGTTGTAGAGATCTATTGCCTGTCATGGTGATTACCTCCATGCAGGAGAGCTCCGGTGAACTCTGGAAGCAGTGCAGGGGACTAAAGCCAGCTTTGACTACCCTttagaaatggaataaaatagaaatggggctgggcagcagaagttctggggtacagtgagctgaggtgagACCTTCAAGCTTTTGCCCTCCAGGCCTGTGGTGGGGCCCAGTGGCATGAGTCAGCAAGGTATCAGCACTCCTCAGATAAGTGGTATTAACAGAATTTCCACAGCCACTTTCAAGTTAAATAAAGCTTTTAATAAAACAGTCCTATTCTTTGTCAATACCTGGAAATTCTCTCTTAAAGCAGTAGCAAAGGTGACTGTAGCAAGAGCTCAAAGGCAAGGCAATATCGAAAAGTGGAttgaatggaaaattaaaaatataaatgtagaagatctgtttatatatttttctttcagaaaacaaagaaaaaacagcttCTTTGTGTTTCTCTCCTGTGACCACAGTCGCTCCTCTGTTGCGGAGGGAACATCCCTCTCTGGGCAGCGGAACCTCCTGGCACTTTGATCTCAgctcccagcctgcagaactgtgagaaaataaatttagattcCACATAAAATGCCTGGTATCGGGCATATTGtgatagcagcacaaatggacgaAGACATGTGTATATGCAATTTTGAGGACAGAATAATGACAGCTTCACCCAGAGGTTTTCACAGCAGTGGTAATGTCTGTGAGACCACACCACTACTCCTGCTTCCTCCTTTGAAAACTAAGGTGGTTGAGGCCATGGAGATCATGTTGATAGCTATTGTGTCTCCCATCATCCGCTGTGAGTGGCAACTGGAGAATTGGCAGGTGGCATTAGTAACCACGGTGGTGTTTTTTGACTACATGGTCTTCAGTATCCTCTTTGGCCTCCTGGCTGACAGATACAGCTGCTGGAAGATTCTGCTCATCTCATTCCTGTGTCTCCATGCTGACCTCATTTGCTTCTTCATACATCTGGTTTGTCTTCCTGCAGACGATGCTGGGTTGTGGCATGTCCGGCCACTCACAAGGGTTAATCATAAAGACGATTTTTGCCCACAAAATACCAAGGCTATATATTACCCTTGTCTCAGATGTTCTGGCTCATGGGCTCTCTGCTCATCATTGGCCTGGCCTCTGTAATCATCCCCACCATCGGGTGGCGCTGGCTCATCCATGTCGCCTCCATCCCAGGCATCATCCTCATCATGGCCTTCAAGTTTATTCCTGAATCTGCCCAGTTTAATGTCTCCACTGGGAACACTCTGGCTGCCCTGGCCACTCTGGAGTGCATCGCCAAGATGAACCACGTGGTCATGCCGGAGGGGAAGCTGGTGGAGCCTGTCCTGGAAAAAAAGAGGAACGTTTGCAGACCTTTTGGATGCTAAATATTTACGGACCACATTACAGATCTGGGTCATATGGCTTGGAATCTCCTTTGCCTACTGCAGGGTTATCTTGGGCAGTGCTGAGCTGCTGGAGCAGGACCTGGTCTGCGGTTCAAAGTCAGACTCTGAGGTGGTCGTGACTCAGGGGAACTCAGAGGAGAGCCAGAGCCCCTGCCACTGCCACATGTTTGCACCCACTGACTATCAGACCATAATCATCAGCATTGTTaatgaaattgctctgaatcctTTAAATATCCCGGGCATCAATTTCCTGAAAAGACAGCTGAGCCTTTCCATTACCATGGGATGCACGGctttattcttccttctccttaACATTTGCACATCAAGTGCCGGCCTGATTGGCTTCCCCTTTGTGCTGAGGGCTCTGGTGTCTGCAAACTTCAACACCATCCACATTCACACAGCTGAGGTCTACCCCACCATGATGTGCACTTTGGGGATGGGAACCAGCGGCCCCCCGTGTCGCACTGGTGCAATGGTGGCCCCGTTTATATCCCAGGTTCTTATGAGTGCAT from the Callithrix jacchus isolate 240 chromosome 1, calJac240_pri, whole genome shotgun sequence genome contains:
- the LOC100408946 gene encoding LOW QUALITY PROTEIN: putative transporter SVOPL (The sequence of the model RefSeq protein was modified relative to this genomic sequence to represent the inferred CDS: inserted 4 bases in 2 codons; deleted 1 base in 1 codon), with amino-acid sequence MPGIGHIVIAAQMDEDMCICNFEDRIMTASPRGFHSSGNVCETTPLLLLPPLKTKVVEAMEIMLIAIVSPIIRCEWQLENWQVALVTTVVFFDYMVFSILFGLLADRYSCWKILLISFLXVSMLTSFASSYIWFVFLQTMLGCGMSGHSQGLIIKTXFLPTKYQGYILPLSQMFWLMGSLLIIGLASVIIPTIGWRWLIHVASIPGIILIMAFKFIPESAQFNVSTGNTLAALATLECIAKMNHVVMPEGKLVEPVLEKRGTFADLLDAKYLRTTLQIWVIWLGISFAYCRVILGSAELLEQDLVCGSKSDSEVVVTQGNSEESQSPCHCHMFAPTDYQTIIISIVNEIALNPLNIPGINFLKRQLSLSITMGCTALFFLLLNICTSSAGLIGFPFVLRALVSANFNTIHIHTAEVYPTMMCTLGMGTSGPPCRTGAMVAPFISQVLMSASILGVLGLFSSVCVICAISAFTLPIETKGRVLKQIK